GTGAAAAACTCAACAGCGATTTTACGTCAGACCGGATAAATTGTTGAGAGCAAATGAGGAAAGCGGAGGAACAACGACGAATCTAGTAGTGAGAGAGTGAGGCTTAGGGTTTCTAACTATCAAAGGCGCGAAGAAATTTCTCGGGGGGAGAGAAGATAATGGCTGGCGGAGAAGGAGAAGATCCGCAGAAGTTGAAGCGGATTGCGGCGGCCGCTTACGATTATGAGAACGATGCGCGGTGGGCGGACTACTGGTCAAACGTGCTCCTTCCTCCCCACATGTCTTCCAGATCTGATGTCCTTGATCATTTCAAGCGCAAGTTCTACCAGCGGTACATTGTATGTTcttctttcttcattttttttggtatttaattgattttgagATGGATATTCTTTTGCTTTTCGTTGACGTTAATTTGTTTCTTGGTGAAGGTTTTTGGTTGTTGAAATCAGGTTGTTTAATGCTTTTCGTTTTTTCACATTTGAGAAGAATGATGATTTTTAGTTGCTTAGTTGGGTGTTGTCAAACGATAAACGAGTTTTATCTGGCCCTGATCGTCTTTGTGGTATAGATGGGCAGCTGGTGTATTGAAATTCTTTTTCATTGCATCTGTTCAGTTTGCCATTATAAATTTAGGAGTGAGTGAACCCGGATTTTCCTCGTATACTTGTCTTGCATAAATGAGAGATTAAGTTTCAGTGTGAATATTAGTTGGAATGTTTATTGTGAATGCCATAAAAAGAATGTTTATACCTGCCAGTTCTTGATGTTTATTGTGTGTAGCTAAATTCATGTATATTACATGCCAGGATCCAGAACTTCTTGTCGAGCCCATGGCTACTAGTACCGCACCTGCAAGACCACCGGCACCCTCACCGCAATCAACATCGTCATCTGCTTCTGGAAGTAATCCACGTCAACGGAGTTCAGGTCAGAATTAGTTATATTATATGAGATTGAGTGATGATTTTGGTCTACATATCTTATTCATTCTTTATTCCGATGTTAGGTGTTATTTTCACTTGAACTTGTCATGTAGGGTCTGCGAGTAGAACGTCAGGAACAGCTGCAACTCCACCTCCTAACTCTACATCATTGCGTTGGGATAGTCAAACCATCCAATTTTCTGTCAACGCTTGGGTATGTTGAattcatttgaaattatgttaaTGTTTAACTGCTTTTCTGTAGGTGCCAAAATTACAAGTTTTATGTCCAGATTGGAGCTGGCATCGCGTCTTGCTTTATTGGTCTATGATTTGATTCATGCCCTGCTTTAAATGTTCTTAATGTGTTCACAGATTTTATTATATCCTGCAATTTTTTGTCTAGTATAACGTTTAAACATTTTGGGCCTTTGACTTGGAAGGATGGGTCATTGTTACCTGCAATCTTGTGTAGATTTTGATCAAGATTTGAACAATCAAGTTTATCTAGATCTGTAAAATATTCTAAACTTGCGCATGTTGGCACGTTATTCGTGCATATACGCATAAATAATTTTACTAGTGTTAAAtacatttttgttatttttaattcatgcatttttctaatacttttttatgctagGTATGTAAAGATTTAAAAGTTTAGaaagataaataaatatttaagtaattttaaatttctttggGATGATAGTTATAACCATAGTTATTTAGGGTGCAAGACGCACTAAAACGCTAGGGTACCCTGAAGCCTGAGACGTAATGTGAAGCGCACATTTTATCAAAGTAAAAAACGTATTTGgtattaatttcaaaatttaatatatataaagtgATTTATActgtaatattatataaaataaatatttttcacaaaGATGGCAAATAttgtaaataaaaattcataaatagaTAATGTAACGTAAATCAtaatcaagaaaaagaattgAATCATTTAAAATTCATTGGTAAGTCATCAATTCATAATATATTAAGAATTACTTCAAGTATCtaaatcatcaaattcttcttcACCTTCATCAATTATATCATCATCAATTTCCAAAACAATGGTGATTCATGAGTGCATAAGAAATTTGAGTAAAAGTTTTCATAAAGGATTACATTATTATCTGAATCATCAAATTCCTATTCATTCTCGTCAACTATACCACCATCATTATAGGGGAAGATTACAAAGTTTGCATGTAGGACTTTTGAACTTTCAAATAAAAAAGTCTTGCATAAATGAGTGATaaaagagttttttttttaattaaatagttCGAAGTTTGCTAATTGAGCTTCAAATTAGTCAGGCTcgagtttatttttatttacctATAAAATATCAACTCGCTTCTTTAAAGTGCACGCTTCTGCACATCTCGGATGCCACACGTCTAGGCATAGGCACACGCAATAAGCTGGCTTGTTTCAAGTGCTGCTGTGCTTGTCTCTAGGCACACGCTTTCAATAACTATGGTTATAACCGAGCTAAAAATGTACTAAATTATATTTGTtcgatatttttatattaaatgaaATGGGgtatttttgtaaatttaatGGTGTATTTTTGGCATTTTAAAAATTACATCATACCACCAAAGTTAGTTACTTTAGACCTCTTAACAAAGTAGTAGAGATAAATTCTCCTTGGGGCTGTTTTTaccatcttcaataaaattttattttaggaCACTAAAAAATTTCCGCCCTTCATCTGCAGGTATTTCTTGTGGGAGTTCTTTCAGTATTTCCATTAGTGCCACAGAATCTATCAAATCGGGCATATCGGCTTTCGTTATTGGGAACTGCTTGTTCTTCTCTGTATTCTCTATATTCATTGTATGGGGTAATGCCACTTAGTTTCTCTATTTGTGTCGTCCATGAATTCTGTTCTATTTATTGGTTGCCTATGGTAACTGATTATTGTTTGCAGAAACCAAGAGCATGGAACTTGCAGGCTTTGCAGGTGTGGTTTCAATCAGTGGTGGCTACAAAAGATTTTCTCTGTGCCATTTACTGTCTTAACTTTGTTTCGTCGCATGTTTGCCTCAAATGTAAGTATTACTTGCTCACTTATTAGTTTCCCGTCATGTTTACAGAATGCATGAGATTCTGAAAGTACCAATTTCGATGTTGGCAGTTGCTTTAATTCCCATTCTGTGCCGGACACTTGAGCATGTCACAAAGTTCCTGAGGCATAACTTTAACCATTCCACCTTGTACAGGTGAGAAAGCTAGTTTTTGGGAGTGCagaatatttcaaaattcttaaATTGTACTCACTGTCCTAACGTATTGCTTATTGGCACGACCCTTGATTGAGGTTAACATCAATTGGACTATGTCTAAACTACAAGTCCTTCAAACGAGGGGAAATGGGTTTAATTACTGAGTTTTTGGAATTGTGTTTTCATTTATACCCACTTTGATATGTAGGTTGGTACATCAAAATTTGTTTAACCTATAGATTGTCTAACGATATTtatgaagaaatttcttctttttttctagTTTTGTATCAAATTTCTTCTAATAATCTGTCATAAATGAAGCCTAATTTGTCTTGAATGTTTGTTCCTCCTATTTGAGACATTTTTGATGATCCTCCACAGGAGGTACTTGGAAAAGGCTTGTGTTTGGGTTGAATCAAACACGACCACTCTTGGGGTTCTGTCATCACAAGCTGAGATAGGAATTGGGTTCCTTCTGATAATTTCTCTTTTCTCGTCAGTATCTTCCTCATTTCCTTCATGAACAAACCCTGATTCAACTCATTATTTTATAACCTTTTTTGATTATTCACATCGAAAATTGATGTTTTGTGCCTTGATTTAATACACAGGCGGCAGCGGAATATCATACAGGCGTTTATGTACTGGCAGGTGTGTTGCTTTTGCATTGCGACCTTGAAATTGATGTTTCTGTGCATCTAATTCTTGTTAAAGATTGGCGAGTTTCTGTTAAATATACCATTATCGTTGTCCACTATCCTGTCGGCTTAAACTTGGGCAGTGATCTCAAAATTACCTTCAATTGGTCCTCTTTAATATTTCCCTCATTTTATGTTGACCCGGTACTCATATTAGAGAATCCAGTGTCCAATATCCTACCAATACGTGAGAATACCATGAGTTCtatgatatttatatatatcacTTTGTCAAACATTTTATGGACAAAAAATGACCCAACTTATCGAAGTTGATTCAGTTCTTGAACTTTCTTTGTGACAGCTTTTGAAACTTATGTATCATTCTCCTGTTACTGCTGGTTACCATCAAAATACATGGGCCAAGATTGGGCGTTCTGTGAATCCATTAATGCAGCAGTACGCTCCATTTTTTAACACTCCGGTGTCTGCCATTCAGAGATGGTGGTTTCGGTAAAAGTTCGGTTGAAGGAAGAAAAAGAGGCGAAACGAGAGATCAATCGCGGCATACTCTGTTAGGCCATTAGAGGCGTAATCTTTATTCAAGAAAAAGAATTGTCTAAGAATTTGAATATGTGCCTGATCGATGACTAATCTCTGATAATAATCATTTGGGGGAAGCTCAATTTGAACCATACTCTGTTTTTACCGGTAAGGAACTGGACTTGAAGATATACATTGATCTTGCTCTTAGTTCAAAATACCGTGTTTTGAAGTCGTTTTTTTCAACACAATTAGTTCGATTTTAAACTGGCTCAAGTTTAGTGCAGTTTCACCTCTATAAAATCAGTATTGGACTTCTAACTTTTGAGGTTATACTTGTATGTTGAACAAATTTAGGAACAATATGATACGAACGTGAGATATGTATCATGTTGATGGATTTAGTTATAGTCGTGAGCTCAAAATATAGATGTTGAATGTCGATGATTTTGATAGTTCATCTGACATTAAAATTTCAATAAGTTTAAGGTAAGATTACATTATTTTAGATTCGATTGTGACAATTCggcttaaaattaaaaaaaatattttttagtgaaaaataattttttttttaataatatgagCTACTTAGCACTGCTTATATGTACGTATATTATGtaatttatatcaaaatataattatacgATGATACCTATTGAGCTTACAATTACTTTAAAATGACATAATGCTCTagaaaattgttaaatgcttcTGAAAAACGCTTTTAAAATTTGACAGTtcataacaataaaaaaatgcgGGTAGGTCACTCTGATATTTTTTATAGGTCttattattcttatttttttaaaaaaatatctcgTAATATTaagtatatatttaaaatatattcgaaaatatttatttacattATTCTACGTATTATTAGTGGTGCCTACAATTAAACCACGCAACATATAGATAAGTTGTCAAGTTGACTAAGATTACGTACAACTTTTGTATAAAATAATTTAGATTTTAAtgttaaaagtacaataaatatATTGTACATTAATATTTACATATAATTATAATGTGAATATATTCTTCTCGAGAATTCGAGTGTTTAACCGTCCCTTTGCGTCTtgtaatattttgaaaaatgtaTGCACAAAAGTGACAGATGTTTATTATATACTTGTCAAGCTACAATTTATGGAGTATTTgctgatatttattttatagtTTTAATTATTGGTGTGAGTCTGCATGTCTTTTACCATCTCAATTTTCATCTCTATCTTCATCGagtatttaattttattcatatcTCTATATTTATAGAAGGATTGAATAGTCATACTTATCaaaatgagtgagtctcatgtgagaccgtctcacaggtcataatccgtgagacgggtcaactctacccatattcacaataaaaagtaatactcttagcataaaaagtaatactttttcatgagtgacccaaataagagatccgtctcacaactacgacccgtgagaccgtctcacataagtttttgcctatcaAAATATGGTATTAACACATAATTACATTTTCTCAAATCTGAATTATTTCGGATGAGACACTAAAATTAACATCATAGCTGAAAAAtctctctctcacacacacacataatcGGATATTCAAATCGGGAATGAGTTAGATTCTTTGAAATGTGTCTCTATCCTCATACCAAAAAAAacttaattataaatttatttactaaaataaataatcttctTTATACTTACTCCATTCGAATTAGATCAATTTTCGTTCGAGAGAAATTGACATCCCAAACTACACATATATCTTGATCTCAATTTTATGGGCATAAATTTATATTCCTGTTCAATTATGTGGTCTAAATAGTGGTGAATAATTAATGATCGGTCGAATGAAGCAAAAGTTTCTAAAATTCTTACCTGTTTTGTCAGATTCTAACTGGTAAAAAAACTCCAGTCGGCCATTACTGTTTGAATCACGCAACCCAATGCGAAATCCGACAGTTCGTGGAAGCTTTCCGAAAGATAGGATTCTTTCGCGAATCCCCGCGAGAAGAACCCATTCCTCCGTAGCATATAAAAGCATCTCCATAGAAATAGTTGGAATCTGTCCTCGGATTTCACGCAGACGCATCGGCGGGTATGGAGGCGACGACGTCTCTGCCGCCGGTTATTTCTTCCAACAACTTGGTAGAGCAAGACCCGGGATCGGATTCTCTGTTCAGGACCTCGAGTTTTCCGAGTGGTTCATCGGACCAGCGGTGGAGGAGGAGAACGTCGTCGTTGCTTGCTCGGCCGACTCGCCAGAAGTCATTTGGCCGTGAGGTCGGCCACGCTGCGGCGGAGACTTATTTGATTACTGGGCTTAGCTTCAAGCTCCTTAGCTATCTTGGGTATGCGATTCCCAAAATtcactgttttatttctggacAATGAATCATGATTCAGTGCAAGTTCTGAGCTTATTGGATTTTAGATGCAACGTAGTTCGAACGAGGAGTTCTTGTATATTcaggaaaataaataaataaataaaagtggGATTTTTGCAAGGagctatttttatttaaaattttcactaATAATTTCTGTTTTCAGGGTAGGCTACCGATGGATTACTAGACTCCTTTCTCTTGTTCTTTATGCCATGTTTCTTTTGCCTGGATTTCTCCAAGGTGAGCATCAATTGTCCCACGTTTATTTGATTCTTTGAGTTATTCTGTAATTTGGGTGTGTGTAGAGCATATTTTTACTAAGGAAAGCAAATGAAACTTCAGAAATGCTGGGAGGCATTTTGTTAATGTATAACTATATAGAGTATTAGCAAGTAATAAGCAAATGTTTCCATTTGTTGTTCTGGAGTTTTTTACTAATCTCCTCCGTGGAAACTGCACTTGATAGGTTTACCTTTCACATGTTTCCTCTCTTTAGGTGGAAATACCGTCCCATTTTCTGCAAATACTTTGACTGAACCTGTACTTTCGACATGCCTCCCTCTTTTTTAAAGAATGCATAGTTCTATTTATCTTTATAAATCTGCCTATTTGTAGTTGGATTCTGTTACTTCTTTTCAAGCCACGTCCATCGAAGTATTGTTTATGGAGATCGACCAAGAAATAGGTATGTTTACGCCAAAATAGTGCTTCTTCTCACTTCATTTATTTTCATGGTGTCGTGAACACAAAATAATCTTGCAGATTGGATTTGTATTTACCAAAAAATATTGATGGCCTAAAGCCTATGGTGATATTTGTAACTGGTGGAGCTTGGATTATCGGGTGAGTAAGCAAGAGGTCATTTCCTTTTATGGGAGAGGTCATTTCCTTTCATTTATAGGTTAGGGATCTGAGTTTGAATATTAGCTTGTCATTTGAGAGATCACTTCAGAGTTTCAACAGACTTGTTCTTTTGGTACAATTGTTAAGTTTGATTTAAAAGTAGAGAGGTGTTATTTGTAGTCCACAAATTGCTAATTACACTATCTTTCGGCTTCTTATACATTTTTCCGATACTAGTTACTTCTTAACTATTTAATGCTTGTAAGGAAAATCTTGCCTACTTCAAATGTTTTTGTTATCACATGcataaaagcatatataaggAGTCAGTTGTCTAAATTTTGTACATAAACTAAGATTAAAACCAAGTGGCTAAAATGCAGGCATCTGTTTAATTTTCTTTCCTCGTAATCAAACTAAATATTAAGTTCATGGGGTATATTCTTCAATATATAAAGCTTGATGAAGTGTGATCAACATTATATAGAGTGTAAATGGCACTATCATAAAAAATAACTTACGGGATTTCCTGCTGAACCAAGTAAAACAACTCATTCAAAACTATAAACATGGTTTATATTTGCAGGTATAAAGCATGGGGGTCTCTTCTAGGACTACAATTAGCAGAAAGAGACATCATAGTTGCTAGCATTGATTACAGGTATCTGGCATGGTTCGAGTTATAGTTTGTTAATCCTTTATTCATGGTAACCGGTCTATTTTGTTTTTTTGGAATAAACGTACATTCTTTGAGTTTCACACCATACATTCTAATCTATTCATTTGCAATTCAGAAATTTTCCACAGGGGACAATTAGTGATATGGTTAAAGATATTTCTCAAGGGATTTCTTATGTCTGTAACAATGTTGTTGAATTTGGAGGTGACCCGAACAAGTGAGTCATTTATTCTTTTACATTTAGATTTAGTTGCTTCTTAGTTGGAGAGTTTGGTATTCGATGAAAGGGCTCAAATGGCAAATCCTGTTGCGCTTAATAGGCAATAGCTCTGTGTATCATCATTCAAGCCCTACATTGTATAACAGGAATTgatttcataatttaacggccAACACGTTCCGATCTCAATATTCG
This Primulina eburnea isolate SZY01 chromosome 2, ASM2296580v1, whole genome shotgun sequence DNA region includes the following protein-coding sequences:
- the LOC140823558 gene encoding uncharacterized protein, with product MAGGEGEDPQKLKRIAAAAYDYENDARWADYWSNVLLPPHMSSRSDVLDHFKRKFYQRYIDPELLVEPMATSTAPARPPAPSPQSTSSSASGSNPRQRSSGSASRTSGTAATPPPNSTSLRWDSQTIQFSVNAWVFLVGVLSVFPLVPQNLSNRAYRLSLLGTACSSLYSLYSLYGKPRAWNLQALQVWFQSVVATKDFLCAIYCLNFVSSHVCLKFALIPILCRTLEHVTKFLRHNFNHSTLYRRYLEKACVWVESNTTTLGVLSSQAEIGIGFLLIISLFSRQRNIIQAFMYWQLLKLMYHSPVTAGYHQNTWAKIGRSVNPLMQQYAPFFNTPVSAIQRWWFR
- the LOC140823559 gene encoding isoprenylcysteine alpha-carbonyl methylesterase ICME-like gives rise to the protein MEATTSLPPVISSNNLVEQDPGSDSLFRTSSFPSGSSDQRWRRRTSSLLARPTRQKSFGREVGHAAAETYLITGLSFKLLSYLGVGYRWITRLLSLVLYAMFLLPGFLQVGFCYFFSSHVHRSIVYGDRPRNRLDLYLPKNIDGLKPMVIFVTGGAWIIGYKAWGSLLGLQLAERDIIVASIDYRNFPQGTISDMVKDISQGISYVCNNVVEFGGDPNKIYLMGQSAGAHISACALLQQAVKESNGDRISWSVSQIRAYFGLSGGYNLLKLVDHFHGRGLYRSIFLSIMEGEKSLKHFSPEIIAQSPGLHNAVPLLPHFVLFHGTSDYSIPSDESRTFADTLRKAGARAELILYNGKTHTDLFLQDPLRGGKDELFDYVVTFIHSDDKEALASDAMASPRRRFVPEILLRLAREVSPF